One segment of Lytechinus pictus isolate F3 Inbred chromosome 13, Lp3.0, whole genome shotgun sequence DNA contains the following:
- the LOC129275276 gene encoding coiled-coil domain-containing protein CG32809-like isoform X2 → MEYFKRKYPEHSDRIQGRASEEPITNGVFCETDLDNIDNMDTMSEINTEATGFSRGGRLRSSMPVIRPTVNMTKERPLGLVYLQYKNETKRGLMPNEVTGIDTVRALYVRAFPKQLTMEMLEQPVRKIYIRDPTTEIFYELEDAHEIHDRSVLKIYEPGFVEDPNAPGPSSPRSTTSTPVELDYYSEPEVDHQKRDVRKNRYNTMTLPRNMHFTQMESEGAKPSQGTGNLNPSPEKKHQSQSLENFRRGAPERASASLQRPAAHNQAFQRMTPERATLSGPVTRGPGGPGGPHPQGPYGRRGQPHPNQPQQHGSATLPRRMPPPSQHEGGGGPGMGPRPQGGSATMPRQHPRGSQAVVDGGSRPGSRPSSGDMVSRSQNSTPVTKVMQNQVMSAPMPNGHPRQRGPPPQHHQTPPGRPQGGTLPRNGAPGMRHPIPNGMGPQHRGQPPLRRHGSHDGTFSHGRPQSAPMGDGAAGHRPGAHPGAHPGAQRPFSQPAPRTGPHRPLPGEEGTSERITAMEQQIANLAGMVRSVIGTHNGPPPRQGHPPQDAVQRPPGDRPAPPMRTDSAPVQARTPTPQQQPPPPAPQQSRTITPQQHQPPPQQSRPLGPQSPRPSSHPGTGVAGRPGMHHPGGVNIQRSAMVLKHRTTDLRMQLKQVRKMHLNMVQQMNNNFRSTSHKIRLALEGAPGSDIHPIRNHRARVHQDYIKYMQTQEAIERDLRLLDENVDKLREKTINNRGSVDMVSLEQQAQLLGNCSRGIAEQKVNFPVLSENLKTVQEGEMEIVVREENWMKHEPQRLDDHFKRCKKITSTLYTLKRMAATNEEPYIISPSSPTRAPNFTPTVTPTITPTITPTITPTVTTSRQVIRVESAPLPRSLEAKRETVESDQDEVVHHDLPHRFRSPQEQDQFESTLSGKREVLRKTNNVEANQTRQRRFLREIFDQENHDSMTPIITPEKAAKREAQKEAAGGQKKGPPPPPPPRKHFPASPASPEQANKKISWSSTTTTSQPKVPYKEVVVEKKVESEAVVESMPESESRAVGDRVGDQKEGGTEEQKPLSNTSSTSADCLINAVTAAVDPPPITSTVKAQETSKSTPSLGATEFTTPKEINGSFHSQTLVTVGNGGVAHSNGKVGKDKSQTKRSFLSRSPSKSGQQGSSSNSSGKSKSKKMGGALARLLRRDHEKGDSSQKANSPCSGEVGPPPKPPRGCMDSPTQRAKKLLVTATSENNINNNAKQITIPERPGHRSSQVTNQGRMAKSAENICLSSSPDNDMYPPEGIYSVQQQQIIQDPDSAHSSPVRKPVVVSVSGPRRTNSDSSGQLPRVSPASAEIKRRETDPVVRPKKLQPSTSAWNEDSLRTLQLKAQYAKLRQMQVQNIQKDKNVSQAPDDRPTNGPSPQPAVAAVPKQTNLENHPIAATEKPADLTHPGSSPQKKEVKSPPPVAAKPSSRKSIKTTTTTVTTQSYQLADVNQALDDLESLMAKATDTNDMDDANVVQERA, encoded by the exons GAACCCATCACTAATGGAGTTTTCTGTGAGACCGACCTTGATAACATTGACAACATGGACACCATGTCCGAGATCAACACAGAAGCAACAGGATTCTCTCGAGGTGGACGACTGAGGTCCAGTATGCCGGTCATCAGACCAACGGTCAATATGACCAAGGAAAGGCCATTGG GTCTCGTCTACCTCCAGTACAAGAATGAAACCAAGCGAGGGCTCATGCCGAATGAAGTTACCGGCATCGACACTGTGAGGGCGCTCTACGTCCGAGCGTTCCCTAAGCAGCTCACTATGGAGATGCTTGAACAACCTGTTAGGAAGATCTACATCAGGGATCCGACAACAGAAATATTCTACGAACTGGAGGATGCTCA TGAGATCCACGATAGGAGTGTTCTCAAAATCTACGAGCCAGGATTCGTCGAGGATCCCAACGCCCCTGGACCCTCCTCCCCTCGTAGCACCACCTCCACCCCGGTAGAACTGGACTACTACTCCGAACCGGAGGTGGACCATCAGAAGAGGGACGTGAGGAAAAACCGTTACAACACCATGACGCTTCCACGGAACATGCATTTCACACAGATGGAGAGCGAGGGCGCCAAACCGAGTCAGGGTACAGGGAACCTCAACCCCTCACCAGAGAAGAAACATCAGTCACAGTCATTG GAGAATTTCCGACGTGGGGCACCAGAGCGTGCCAGTGCATCCCTCCAGCGCCCCGCCGCACACAATCAAGCCTTCCAACGCATGACCCCGGAGAGAGCCACCCTCAGTGGCCCAGTCACCAGAGGACCAGGGGGGCCTGGTGGGCCACATCCCCAGGGCCCCTATGGAAGGAGGGGACAGCCCCACCCCAACCAGCCTCAACAGCATGGGAGTGCTACCTTGCCTCGCAGGATGCCCCCGCCCTCGCAGCATGAAGGTGGGGGAGGACCTGGGATGGGTCCAAGACCCCAGGGCGGGAGTGCAACCATGCCACGCCAGCATCCGAGGGGCAGTCAGGCAGTGGTGGACGGGGGCAGCAGGCCTGGGAGTCGACCCTCCAGTGGGGATATGGTATCAAGGAGTCAAAATAGTACCCCAG ttacaAAAGTGATGCAGAACCAGGTCATGTCTGCCCCCATGCCCAACGGTCATCCCAGGCAGCGAGGCCCCCCACCCCAGCACCACCAGACACCCCCAGGGCGACCCCAGGGTGGTACCCTACCCAGGAACGGGGCACCGGGAATGAGACACCCCATCCCCAATGGAATGGGTCCGCAGCATCGTGGACAGCCCCCTCTACGGCGGCACGGTAGTCATGATGGTACATTCAGCCATGGCAG ACCGCAAAGTGCTCCGATGGGAGATGGCGCCGCAGGACATAGACCTGGTGCCCATCCCGGTGCCCATCCTGGTGCACAGAGGCCATTCTCCCAACCGGCCCCCCGTACAGGCCCTCACAGACCCCTTCCAGGGGAGGAAGGGACCAG CGAAAGGATCACTGCAATGGAGCAGCAGATAGCCAATCTTGCCGGCATGGTTCGTTCTGTCATTGGAACACATAATGGTCCGCCACCGAGACAGGGACATCCTCCCCAG GATGCCGTCCAAAGACCACCAGGGGATCGGCCTGCCCCACCCATGAGAACGG ACTCTGCCCCGGTCCAAGCCAGAACCCCAACACCTCAacaacaaccaccaccacccGCACCACAGCAATCAAGAACCATCACCCCACAACAGCATCAACCCCCACCACAGCAATCCAGACCACTCGGCCCCCAGTCCCCGAGGCCCTCGTCGCACCCCGGTACGGGCGTGGCCGGTAGACCCGGTATGCACCATCCAGGGGGCGTCAACATTCAACGTAGCGCGATGGTGCTCAAGCATCGCACAACCGACCTCAGAATGCAACTCAAACAAGTCAGGAAAATGCATCTGAATATG GTGCAACAGATGAACAATAACTTCCGCTCGACATCCCACAAGATCCGCTTGGCTCTAGAGGGCGCCCCAGGCTCTGATATTCATCCAATCAGAAACCATCGAGCTAGAGTCCACCAGGATTACATCAAGTATATGCAGACCCAGGAAGCAATTGAAAGGGATCTAAG ATTACTGGACGAGAATGTGGACAAGTTGCGAGAGAAGACGATAAATAACAGAGGCAGTGTCGACATGGTGAGCCTGGAGCAACAAGCTCAGTTGCTAGGCAACTGCAGCAGGGGAATCGCAGAACAGAAAG TGAATTTTCCAGTTCTGTCTGAGAATTTGAAGACTGTTCAGGAAGGAGAGATGGAGATAGTTGTCAGAGAAGAGAA TTGGATGAAGCATGAGCCACAGAGGTTGGACGATCATTTCAAGAGATGTAAAAAGATCACTAGTACTCTGTATACACTGAAGAG GATGGCAGCTACTAACGAGGAACCTTACATCATCTCCCCCTCGTCTCCTACCAGAGCCCCTAACTTTACCCCTACCGTCACCCCCACCATCACCCCTACCATCACCCCTACCATCACCCCTACCGTGACCACATCCAGGCAGGTGATTCGGGTTGAGAGCGCCCCTCTTCCGAGGTCGTTAGAAGCTAAACGAGAGACAGTGGAGAGCGATCAA GATGAGGTTGTACACCATGATCTGCCCCATCGATTCAGATCACCCCAGGAGCAAGATCAATTTGAAAGTACGCTATCGGGAAAGCGAGAGGTGCTACGCAAGACAAACAACGTAGAGGCAAACCAGACCCGTCAACGCCGCTTCCTGCGCGAGATCTTTGATCAAGAGAACCATGACTCCATGACGCCGATCATCACCCCAGAGAAGGCGGCCAAGAGGGAGGCGCAGAAAGAAGCTGCAGGAGGGCAGAAGAAAGGTCCTCCGCCACCGCCTCCACCGAGGAAGCACTTCCCAGCATCACCTGCATCTCCAGAGCAGGCCAACAAGAAGATCTCGTGGTCAAGCACGACGACGACTAGTCAACCCAAGGTGCCTTATAAAGAAGTGGTTGTCGAGAAGAAGGTTGAGTCTGAGGCAGTTGTTGAGAGTATGCCTGAGTCTGAATCTCGAGCAGTGGGTGATAGGGTGGGAGATCAAAAGGAGGGGGGAACTGAGGAACAGAAACCCTTGAGTAATACCTCCAGTACTTCCGCAGACTGTCTAATCAACGCAGTAACCGCTGCGGTGGATCCCCCACCAATCACCAGCACAGTCAAAGCACAAGAGACATCCAAATCAACCCCGTCCCTGGGTGCAACAGAATTCACCACCCCTAAAGAAATCAATGGATCATTCCATTCACAGACTCTGGTCACAGTCGGGAATGGGGGTGTGGCACATTCCAATGGGAAGGTAGGGAAGGACAAGTCACAGACCAAAAGATCATTCCTCAGTAGGAGTCCATCCAAAAGTGGGCAGCagggtagtagtagtaatagtagtgggAAATCAAAATCTAAGAAAATGGGTGGGGCCTTGGCGAGGCTGCTAAGGCGAGATCATGAGAAGGGAGATAGTTCACAAAAAGCAAACAGTCCTTGCTCAGGTGAGGTCGGACCTCCCCCAAAGCCTCCTCGGGGATGCATGGACTCACCAACCCAGCGTGCAAAGAAACTTTTAGTCACTGCTACTAGTGAgaacaatatcaataacaatgcCAAGCAGATCACCATTCCCGAGAGGCCTGGCCATCGGTCGAGTCAAGTGACCAATCAGGGTAGGATGGCCAAGTCAGCAGAGAACATTTGCCTGTCCAGTTCTCCTGACAATGATATGTATCCCCCGGAAGGCATCTACAGTGTCCAACAGCAGCAGATCATCCAGGATCCTGACTCTGCCCATTCCTCACCAGTTAGGAAACCAGTGGTCGTGTCAGTGTCCGGTCCAAGGAGAACTAATTCAGACTCCTCAGGTCAATTGCCTCGAGTATCACCTGCTAGTGCTGAAATCAAACGACGGGAGACCGACCCTGTGGTTAGACCGAAGAAACTCCAACCTTCTACATCTGCTTGGAACGAGGATAGCCTCAGAACTTTGCAACTCAAAGCCCAGTATGCCAAACTTCGGCAGATGCAGGTTCAGAACATTCAGAAAGACAAGAATGTCAGCCAGGCTCCAGATGACAGACCCACCAATGGACCAAGCCCCCAACCAGCAGTCGCTGCCGTCCCTAAACAGACCAACCTTGAGAACCATCCCATCGCTGCCACCGAAAAACCTGCAGACCTCACCCATCCCGGGAGCAGTCCACAAAAGAAAGAG